A section of the Agrobacterium tumefaciens genome encodes:
- the hfq gene encoding RNA chaperone Hfq, whose translation MAERSQNLQDLFLNTVRKQKISLTIFLINGVKLTGVVTSFDNFCVLLRRDGHSQLVYKHAISTIMPGQPMQMFESEEGAA comes from the coding sequence ATGGCGGAACGTTCTCAAAACCTTCAGGATCTCTTCCTCAACACCGTTCGTAAGCAGAAGATCTCGCTCACGATTTTCCTCATCAACGGCGTCAAGCTGACGGGCGTTGTGACCTCCTTCGACAATTTCTGCGTGCTTTTGCGCCGTGACGGTCATTCGCAGCTGGTTTACAAGCATGCGATTTCGACCATCATGCCCGGTCAGCCGATGCAGATGTTCGAAAGCGAAGAAGGCGCGGCCTGA
- the trkA gene encoding Trk system potassium transporter TrkA produces MKVIICGAGQVGYGIAEQLSREDNDVSVIDTAASLITAITETLDVRGYVGHGAHPDMLAKAGADQADMIIAVTLHDEINIVACEVAHALFSVPTKIARIRDQSYLKPEYADLFSRENMSIDVTISPEVEVGKMVLRRIAFPGATDVVRFADDTVYMLAIECMEDCPVINTPLQQLSSLFPDLVATVVGIYRDGILKVANSAEQLRVGDLAYVICQRQHARRTLSLFGHDEQEAQRIVIAGAGNIGHFVASKIEEMQPKTRVKIIEADRDKAVAASEHLSQTIVMHGSALDQKILLQADIQDADLIVTLTNNDQTNILAAVMAKQLGCKSNLALLNSTSFHDVADSLGLDAYINPRAVTISRVLQHVRKGRIRSVYAVQRGSAEVIEAEALETSPLVGQAFRDIDMPEGVRIGAIYRDGIVIRPDGSTKIKAKDRVVLFASADAVRDVEQLFRVSIQYF; encoded by the coding sequence AAGATAACGACGTTTCCGTTATCGACACGGCAGCATCGCTCATCACTGCGATCACCGAAACGCTTGATGTGCGCGGCTATGTCGGCCACGGCGCGCATCCGGACATGCTGGCCAAGGCGGGCGCCGATCAGGCCGACATGATCATCGCGGTGACGCTGCATGATGAGATCAACATCGTCGCCTGCGAAGTGGCGCACGCGCTCTTCAGCGTGCCGACCAAGATCGCCCGAATCCGCGACCAGAGTTATCTGAAGCCGGAATATGCCGATCTCTTCAGCCGTGAGAACATGTCCATCGACGTGACGATTTCCCCGGAGGTTGAGGTTGGCAAGATGGTGCTGCGGCGCATCGCGTTCCCCGGCGCAACCGACGTCGTGCGCTTTGCGGATGACACCGTTTACATGCTCGCCATCGAGTGCATGGAAGACTGCCCTGTCATCAACACGCCGCTGCAGCAGCTTTCCAGCCTCTTTCCCGACCTCGTCGCTACGGTCGTCGGCATCTACCGCGATGGTATCCTTAAGGTCGCCAATTCGGCGGAACAGTTGCGAGTAGGTGACCTCGCCTATGTAATATGCCAGCGCCAGCACGCCCGTCGCACCTTGAGCCTCTTCGGCCATGACGAGCAGGAAGCGCAACGCATCGTGATTGCAGGTGCCGGCAATATCGGCCATTTCGTCGCCAGCAAGATCGAGGAGATGCAGCCGAAGACGCGGGTGAAAATCATTGAGGCAGACCGTGACAAGGCCGTGGCAGCGTCCGAACACCTCAGCCAGACGATTGTCATGCATGGCTCGGCGCTCGACCAGAAAATCCTCCTGCAGGCAGATATCCAGGACGCGGACCTGATCGTCACGCTCACCAACAATGACCAGACCAATATTCTGGCCGCTGTCATGGCAAAGCAGCTTGGCTGCAAGTCGAACCTTGCGCTCCTGAACAGTACGTCGTTCCACGATGTCGCAGATTCGCTTGGTCTCGATGCCTACATCAATCCCCGGGCCGTGACGATATCGCGCGTACTCCAGCACGTTCGAAAGGGTCGTATCCGTTCGGTCTATGCGGTCCAGCGCGGCTCGGCCGAGGTCATCGAGGCGGAGGCGCTGGAAACCTCGCCGCTTGTGGGACAGGCGTTCCGCGACATCGATATGCCCGAGGGGGTACGCATCGGCGCGATCTATCGCGACGGTATCGTCATACGTCCCGACGGCAGCACCAAGATCAAGGCGAAGGATCGCGTCGTGCTTTTTGCATCCGCCGATGCGGTGCGGGACGTGGAACAACTTTTCCGGGTTTCGATACAATATTTTTGA